Proteins encoded in a region of the Pseudomonas putida genome:
- a CDS encoding TetR/AcrR family transcriptional regulator, producing the protein MKTRDRILECALQLFNQQGEPNVSTLEIANEMGISPGNLYYHFHGKEPLVLGLFERFEEALMPLLDPPLDVRLDAEDYWLFLHLIVERMSQYRFLFQDLSNLTGRLPKLARGMRGLINALKRTLAALLASLKGQGLVESETQALGQLVEQITLTLMFSLDYQRVLGREGDVGIVVYQVMMLVAPHLQAQARAAAEQLAVRYLEG; encoded by the coding sequence ATGAAAACCCGCGACCGTATCCTGGAATGCGCCCTGCAGCTGTTCAACCAGCAGGGCGAACCCAACGTCTCCACCCTGGAAATTGCCAACGAAATGGGCATCAGCCCAGGCAACCTGTATTACCACTTCCATGGCAAGGAACCCTTGGTATTGGGCCTTTTCGAGCGTTTCGAGGAAGCGCTGATGCCCTTGCTCGACCCTCCCCTGGATGTGCGCCTGGATGCCGAGGACTATTGGCTGTTCCTGCACTTGATCGTCGAGCGCATGTCACAGTACCGCTTCCTGTTCCAGGACCTGTCCAACCTGACCGGGCGCCTGCCCAAGCTGGCCCGTGGCATGCGCGGCCTGATCAATGCGCTCAAACGCACACTCGCGGCGCTGTTGGCCAGCCTCAAGGGCCAGGGGCTGGTAGAGAGTGAGACCCAGGCGCTGGGGCAGCTGGTGGAGCAGATCACATTGACGCTGATGTTTTCGCTGGATTACCAGCGGGTGCTGGGGCGCGAGGGGGATGTGGGGATCGTGGTGTACCAGGTGATGATGCTGGTGGCGCCGCATCTGCAGGCGCAGGCACGGGCGGCGGCAGAGCAATTGGCGGTGCGCTATCTGGAAGGATAA
- a CDS encoding phasin family protein, producing the protein MAGKKNTEKEGSSWVGGIEKYSRKIWLAGLGIYSKIDQDGPKLFDTLVKDGEKAEKQAKKTAEEVAESAKSSTTSRVSGVKDRALGKWSELEEAFDKRLNSAISRLGVPSRNEIKALHQQVDSLTKQIEKLTGASVTPISSRTAAAKPAASKAATKPLAKAAAAKPAAAKPAAKTAAAKPAAKPAAIPVAAKPAAKPAAAKPAAAKKPAVKKAPAKPAAAKPAAPAASAAPAATAAPAPAAAPASSTPSAPTGTGTLI; encoded by the coding sequence ATGGCTGGCAAGAAGAACACCGAAAAAGAAGGCAGCTCCTGGGTCGGCGGGATCGAGAAATACTCCCGCAAGATCTGGCTGGCGGGGCTGGGTATCTATTCGAAGATCGACCAGGACGGCCCGAAGCTGTTCGACACGCTGGTGAAAGATGGCGAGAAGGCCGAGAAGCAGGCGAAGAAGACGGCTGAAGAAGTAGCCGAATCCGCCAAATCATCGACCACTTCGCGTGTGTCTGGTGTGAAGGACCGTGCGCTGGGCAAGTGGAGCGAGCTCGAAGAGGCTTTCGACAAGCGTCTGAACAGCGCCATCTCACGCCTGGGCGTGCCGAGCCGCAACGAGATCAAGGCCCTGCATCAGCAGGTGGATAGCCTGACCAAGCAGATCGAGAAACTGACCGGTGCTTCGGTTACGCCGATATCGTCGCGCACTGCCGCGGCCAAACCGGCTGCGAGCAAGGCAGCAACCAAGCCATTGGCCAAGGCCGCAGCGGCCAAGCCTGCGGCGGCAAAACCTGCAGCTAAAACTGCGGCGGCCAAACCTGCGGCCAAGCCAGCAGCCATACCCGTGGCAGCCAAGCCTGCGGCGAAACCGGCAGCAGCCAAACCAGCGGCAGCGAAGAAACCCGCAGTGAAGAAGGCACCGGCCAAACCGGCAGCCGCGAAGCCTGCAGCTCCAGCGGCCAGCGCCGCACCGGCCGCGACCGCAGCACCGGCACCTGCCGCCGCCCCGGCAAGCAGCACGCCGTCGGCTCCGACTGGCACCGGTACCCTGATCTGA
- a CDS encoding phasin family protein: MAKVTVKKKDDALGTLGEVRGYARKIWLAGIGAYARVGQEGSDYFQELVKAGEGVEKRGKKRIDKELDAANNQIDEAAEEVSRVRGKVEIQLDKIEKAFDARVGRALNRLGIPSKHDVEALSIKLEQLHELLERVAHKP, encoded by the coding sequence ATGGCCAAAGTGACTGTGAAGAAAAAGGACGACGCCCTGGGTACGCTGGGCGAAGTGCGCGGCTACGCGCGCAAGATCTGGCTGGCTGGCATCGGCGCTTATGCGCGCGTGGGCCAGGAAGGCTCCGATTATTTCCAGGAGCTGGTCAAGGCCGGCGAAGGCGTCGAGAAGCGTGGCAAGAAACGTATCGACAAAGAGCTCGATGCTGCCAACAACCAGATCGATGAAGCCGCTGAAGAAGTCAGTCGCGTACGCGGCAAGGTAGAGATTCAACTCGACAAGATCGAAAAAGCTTTCGACGCACGGGTAGGGCGCGCCTTGAATCGCCTCGGCATTCCGTCTAAACATGACGTTGAGGCGTTGTCGATCAAGCTTGAACAGCTGCACGAACTGCTTGAACGCGTCGCGCACAAACCATAA
- a CDS encoding DUF6543 domain-containing protein codes for MPQSLPLAYLSFKQQVAQQFANRPSLREVVASAGYDALVARYPWTRENHPELRSIAGFSILHSLDEELPAQQSNLVDTLLEHFLSGQPMALEPTDQLSLNPPTVFRPQHVAPAIDIRMADLNTDYDDVLATLCETFQQAQISYWNGRDGDSDVTRLQWMKQVLKAALLATLEHQGLDSDQKALLYTLLARSHTTVDVQALQVSLGNPGNVAHEVLPDLLITGKKDARDLVLWCSPSGTVRGFNGLSAFAAALRDELSEHHAFDTMTWACAALTEDPFAYQARQLLNGLLQKIDRVQLGTIEHVVDLERVFSKLSDPSSIFPASFRIERSAPSITLPDWLEKATATDRFQYHMALLELTAGHMLARGETSLDGIEDLQHYTARRLREQMRHDHPNQPLCDPDQVRITISQVVQVSSVGPAKLEYLKTISLTELAISRLPLGSDQVASAVQLAGQQPPGSWMDLDYVDALITAVDVGGQYPKYVHDQLQTGSENDERRQRFAEEWRVALLLSALQAKITGQLNERTWQAVADFCRREAHASTSLKMGPLSLCSVPGGPKTNLVHGMFVIEVPATGAWILYRPLFARQAIRQFDSRSQLMTSIRTEHTLQQEVLDWLDDDARPIYANDGFTHPHLHAGLAELAHLLGPGPGLAADALERLRAPATLAFTPWSGDVDSSMYQARASVLLLLASRQSLSNAQQRWALVVRLAWLAFNTVTPLLRGPAGLLAWLVEALLAIKDDLTALTQGSDEEKLLAGADILLNLAMLLAHGPGTAEHEAELPLQPEPRRARSAIAQQPSEQETWQAPAEQSRPAPIHISQWGHDQRLGNLPREARAALATLRAKISLNEQTALASGRLRGLYKVEDRYYVKLQDVAYEVEESWSGVRIIGPQVSHSEWSQSWGAAPDGYYIVGRERSRGPWLTRWNGEWMLDLHLSGGMPRTAKALIDEKKQALKKMQEDRAANDKKLTNTEIFLDGYLQRVKPYDEAYLAFQRSLDAYPDTALDDLPEELQARRRALRTLRNESRANFDVLALTYEKQAELIRNQAQLFASMSDPKYARFDPNAVASFARGQWWEQLLTADLHQFHRLLDMNDYAALKDQSRRLLQLPFGQEQAQLYLDYSKKVEAALATHRRLFNVSQRLDHNLSEALTDGQIQFSGKRKKLDVIINNRRYSTLMVRAQILSDLYQLVVSRDQLTAEDFESVLLSHKTLRNKPLHEALLSHDSLAAAQLAPEEQKEPLESALGEYKLSLGNAEYLLSRNIPAVNSSKLNEYIAELNALITLTERDLAATSAAADLQETALEQPLTHKVRSVKRKVIRTSRGKSVVVEETKDGDEAVQVDPLTEKTVARYQQQGDHWEAVPQAASAPDYTRLRRTGADLLAQKDTRIAHASRHLDGPNSLADQLDFYIQDMADIADALRAGPDQGHALATRLDLAVTEVRAEKKRLLTTAYLGTQHPDSKALHFLLEANEIEVKLTRARKRLKANDFLDVYDVYRLEPRQKLWEAHFHYTSANANPRRFAKGHLKFPNTMSRDERLQRAQAPAERYEIYRGDLRLEQVEDIIPFPDS; via the coding sequence ATGCCCCAATCACTGCCCCTGGCATACCTATCATTCAAGCAACAGGTAGCGCAGCAGTTCGCCAACCGCCCCAGCCTGCGCGAAGTCGTAGCCAGCGCAGGTTACGACGCACTCGTGGCACGCTACCCATGGACCCGCGAAAACCACCCAGAGCTGCGCTCCATAGCGGGCTTCAGCATCCTGCATAGCCTGGATGAAGAGCTACCTGCACAGCAAAGCAACTTGGTGGACACACTGCTCGAACATTTTCTCAGCGGCCAGCCCATGGCGCTCGAGCCCACGGATCAGCTCAGCCTGAACCCACCAACCGTCTTTCGCCCCCAGCATGTCGCGCCGGCCATCGATATTCGCATGGCCGACCTGAACACTGACTACGACGATGTGCTGGCAACCCTTTGCGAGACATTTCAGCAGGCACAGATCAGTTACTGGAACGGCCGCGACGGTGACTCGGACGTAACCCGCCTTCAGTGGATGAAACAGGTACTCAAGGCCGCACTGCTCGCCACGCTTGAGCACCAAGGCCTGGACAGTGATCAGAAGGCCTTGCTGTACACCCTGCTCGCTCGATCCCATACAACGGTAGACGTACAGGCTTTGCAGGTTTCGCTCGGCAACCCAGGCAACGTGGCCCATGAGGTGTTGCCGGACCTGCTCATCACGGGCAAAAAAGATGCACGCGATCTGGTTCTGTGGTGCAGCCCCTCCGGTACCGTGCGCGGTTTCAACGGGCTCAGCGCGTTCGCCGCCGCCCTGCGCGACGAGCTTTCCGAGCACCATGCGTTCGATACGATGACCTGGGCCTGCGCGGCATTGACCGAAGACCCGTTCGCCTATCAGGCCCGGCAATTGCTCAACGGCCTGCTGCAAAAGATTGACCGGGTGCAGCTTGGCACTATCGAACATGTTGTTGATCTGGAGCGCGTATTCAGCAAGCTGAGCGACCCCTCATCGATATTCCCGGCGAGCTTTCGTATCGAACGGTCGGCACCCTCGATCACGCTGCCTGACTGGCTTGAAAAAGCCACGGCAACTGACCGCTTCCAATACCACATGGCACTGCTGGAGCTAACGGCAGGGCACATGCTGGCACGCGGTGAAACCTCCCTGGACGGGATCGAAGACTTGCAGCACTACACGGCTCGCCGCCTGCGCGAGCAAATGCGTCATGACCACCCGAACCAGCCGCTTTGCGACCCTGACCAGGTGCGGATCACGATTTCACAAGTCGTGCAGGTGTCCTCCGTGGGGCCCGCAAAGCTTGAGTACCTGAAAACCATCAGCCTGACCGAGCTGGCCATCTCACGTTTGCCATTGGGTAGCGACCAGGTGGCTTCGGCGGTTCAACTGGCCGGGCAACAGCCGCCCGGCAGTTGGATGGACCTTGATTATGTCGATGCACTGATCACTGCCGTGGATGTCGGAGGCCAGTACCCGAAGTATGTCCACGACCAGTTGCAGACGGGTTCTGAGAACGACGAACGTCGCCAGCGCTTTGCTGAAGAATGGCGTGTTGCGCTACTGCTTAGCGCGCTACAGGCCAAGATCACGGGGCAGTTGAACGAGCGCACCTGGCAGGCCGTTGCGGATTTTTGCCGCCGTGAAGCCCATGCCAGTACATCGCTGAAGATGGGGCCACTGTCATTGTGCAGCGTGCCGGGTGGCCCAAAGACCAACCTGGTGCATGGCATGTTCGTCATCGAAGTACCCGCAACTGGGGCCTGGATACTCTACCGGCCCTTGTTTGCCAGGCAGGCCATCAGGCAGTTCGACAGCCGCAGCCAATTGATGACGAGCATTCGGACCGAACACACCCTGCAGCAAGAAGTCCTTGACTGGCTGGATGACGATGCCCGCCCCATTTATGCCAATGATGGTTTCACCCACCCACACTTGCATGCTGGTCTCGCTGAACTGGCCCACCTGTTGGGACCTGGCCCTGGGCTGGCCGCTGATGCCCTCGAGCGCTTGCGAGCACCTGCCACATTGGCTTTCACGCCATGGTCAGGCGATGTGGACAGTTCGATGTACCAGGCCAGGGCGAGCGTTCTCCTGCTACTGGCCTCACGGCAGAGCCTCTCCAATGCCCAGCAACGCTGGGCTTTGGTCGTGCGGCTCGCATGGCTGGCGTTCAACACGGTCACGCCACTGCTGCGTGGGCCGGCAGGTCTGCTGGCCTGGTTGGTAGAAGCCCTGCTCGCCATCAAGGATGACCTGACAGCCTTGACCCAGGGTAGCGACGAAGAAAAGTTGCTCGCCGGTGCCGACATCCTGCTGAACCTGGCCATGCTGCTGGCCCACGGGCCCGGTACTGCCGAGCACGAAGCTGAACTGCCGCTTCAGCCCGAACCGCGCCGTGCTCGCAGCGCAATTGCACAGCAGCCGTCCGAACAGGAAACCTGGCAAGCTCCTGCCGAGCAGTCCCGGCCCGCACCAATCCACATCAGCCAATGGGGCCACGACCAACGGCTCGGCAACCTGCCCCGCGAAGCCCGTGCGGCGCTCGCCACCTTACGCGCCAAGATCAGCCTTAACGAGCAGACTGCGCTGGCCAGCGGCCGTCTGCGGGGCCTGTACAAGGTTGAGGACCGCTACTACGTGAAATTGCAGGATGTCGCCTACGAGGTCGAAGAAAGTTGGAGCGGCGTACGCATCATCGGACCGCAGGTCAGTCACAGCGAATGGTCGCAGTCATGGGGTGCAGCCCCTGACGGCTACTACATTGTCGGCCGCGAACGCAGCCGCGGCCCTTGGCTGACGCGCTGGAACGGAGAATGGATGCTCGACCTGCACCTGTCGGGCGGTATGCCGAGAACAGCCAAGGCACTGATCGACGAAAAAAAACAAGCGCTGAAGAAAATGCAGGAAGACCGAGCGGCGAATGACAAAAAGCTCACCAACACAGAAATATTCCTCGACGGCTATCTGCAACGGGTAAAGCCATATGACGAGGCATACCTGGCATTTCAGCGATCCCTCGATGCCTACCCCGACACAGCCCTCGACGACCTGCCGGAGGAGCTGCAAGCAAGGCGGCGGGCACTGCGCACGCTGCGCAACGAGTCACGTGCGAACTTTGATGTGCTCGCCCTCACCTACGAAAAACAGGCCGAGCTGATAAGGAATCAAGCGCAGCTCTTCGCCAGCATGAGTGACCCCAAATACGCCAGATTCGACCCCAACGCAGTGGCCTCCTTCGCCCGTGGGCAATGGTGGGAACAGTTGCTTACCGCCGACTTGCATCAGTTCCACCGACTGCTCGATATGAATGACTATGCCGCACTTAAAGACCAGTCACGTCGGCTCTTGCAGTTACCCTTCGGCCAGGAGCAGGCACAGCTGTACCTGGACTACAGCAAGAAGGTCGAAGCAGCACTGGCCACCCATAGACGCCTCTTCAACGTCAGCCAACGCCTTGACCACAACCTCAGCGAGGCACTGACAGATGGGCAGATCCAGTTCTCTGGCAAACGCAAGAAGCTCGATGTCATCATCAACAACCGGCGATATTCCACACTGATGGTCCGAGCTCAGATCCTGAGCGACCTGTATCAGTTGGTCGTGAGCAGAGATCAGCTAACTGCGGAGGACTTCGAAAGTGTCCTGCTCTCGCATAAAACCCTGCGTAACAAGCCACTGCACGAAGCGCTGCTTAGCCACGACAGCCTGGCTGCAGCCCAGCTGGCCCCAGAAGAACAGAAAGAGCCACTGGAAAGCGCGTTAGGCGAATACAAACTGTCACTGGGCAATGCCGAGTATTTGCTTTCACGCAACATTCCGGCGGTGAACAGCAGCAAACTCAACGAATACATCGCAGAGCTGAATGCACTGATAACCCTGACTGAGCGTGACTTGGCCGCCACTTCTGCCGCGGCCGATCTGCAGGAAACAGCGCTCGAACAGCCGCTGACCCACAAAGTGCGATCTGTGAAACGCAAGGTTATCCGCACCAGCCGGGGCAAATCAGTGGTGGTCGAAGAAACCAAGGACGGCGACGAAGCCGTGCAGGTCGACCCGTTGACCGAAAAAACGGTTGCGCGCTATCAGCAACAAGGTGATCACTGGGAAGCGGTGCCGCAAGCTGCGTCAGCACCCGACTACACGCGCTTGCGCCGCACCGGCGCCGACCTGCTGGCTCAGAAAGATACCAGGATCGCCCACGCCTCCCGCCACCTGGACGGGCCAAACAGCCTGGCGGACCAGCTTGATTTCTACATTCAGGACATGGCAGACATCGCCGACGCGTTGCGCGCCGGCCCGGACCAAGGGCATGCACTGGCCACCAGGCTGGACCTGGCAGTTACCGAAGTGCGGGCAGAAAAAAAGCGCCTCTTGACCACCGCCTACCTGGGCACTCAGCACCCGGACAGCAAGGCCCTGCATTTCCTCCTGGAGGCAAACGAAATCGAGGTCAAGCTCACCAGGGCCCGCAAAAGGCTCAAGGCCAATGACTTTCTGGATGTCTATGACGTTTATCGCCTGGAACCCAGGCAGAAGCTCTGGGAAGCGCATTTCCACTACACCAGCGCAAATGCCAACCCACGGCGCTTTGCCAAAGGCCATTTGAAGTTCCCGAACACCATGAGCCGCGACGAGCGTTTGCAACGCGCACAGGCCCCGGCAGAGCGATACGAAATCTACCGGGGTGATCTGCGCCTCGAGCAGGTCGAGGACATCATCCCGTTCCCCGATAGCTGA
- a CDS encoding polyhydroxyalkanoic acid system family protein, whose translation MTQISVERKHSLGRDAARAKAEALVDKLSREYDLKATWNGDRVDVARSGANGSVHIFDDSIRVELKLGMMLSMMSATIKGEIERALDKALA comes from the coding sequence ATGACCCAGATCAGCGTCGAACGCAAACACTCCCTCGGCCGCGATGCCGCCCGCGCCAAGGCCGAAGCGCTGGTCGACAAGCTCAGCCGCGAATATGACCTCAAGGCCACCTGGAACGGTGACCGGGTCGATGTGGCCCGCAGCGGCGCCAATGGCAGTGTGCACATCTTTGATGACAGCATCCGCGTGGAACTGAAGCTGGGCATGATGCTGTCGATGATGAGCGCCACCATCAAGGGTGAGATCGAGCGGGCGCTGGACAAGGCGCTGGCCTGA
- the ubiE gene encoding bifunctional demethylmenaquinone methyltransferase/2-methoxy-6-polyprenyl-1,4-benzoquinol methylase UbiE yields the protein MNDQRKGDHAEPTTHFGYQDVPESQKAKKVAEVFHSVAAKYDLMNDVLSGGMHRLWKRFTIELSGVRSGNRVLDIAGGTGDLAAKFSRLVGPTGQVVLADINDSMLKVGRDRLLDRGVAGNIEFVQADAEKLPFPDNHFDCVTIAFGLRNVTHKDEAIRSMLRVLKPGGRLLILEFSKPTNKLMSRAYDAYSFAFMPLAGKLITNDAESYRYLAESIRMHPDQETLKSMMVEAGFDRVTYHNMTSGIVAVHRGIKP from the coding sequence ATGAACGACCAGCGCAAAGGCGACCACGCCGAACCCACCACTCATTTTGGCTACCAGGACGTGCCTGAAAGCCAGAAGGCGAAGAAAGTCGCCGAAGTGTTCCACTCGGTAGCCGCCAAGTACGACCTGATGAACGACGTGCTGTCCGGCGGCATGCACCGGCTGTGGAAGCGCTTTACCATCGAGCTGTCGGGTGTGCGCAGCGGCAACCGCGTACTGGACATTGCCGGCGGCACCGGTGACCTGGCGGCCAAGTTCTCGCGCCTGGTAGGCCCGACCGGGCAAGTGGTACTGGCCGACATCAACGATTCGATGCTCAAGGTTGGCCGTGACCGCCTGCTTGACCGTGGTGTGGCCGGCAACATCGAGTTCGTCCAGGCCGACGCCGAAAAGCTGCCGTTCCCGGACAACCACTTCGACTGCGTGACCATCGCCTTCGGCCTGCGCAACGTCACCCACAAAGACGAAGCCATCCGTTCGATGCTGCGCGTGCTCAAGCCCGGTGGCCGCCTGTTGATCCTGGAGTTCTCCAAGCCGACCAACAAGCTGATGTCCAGGGCCTACGACGCTTACTCGTTCGCCTTCATGCCGCTGGCCGGCAAGCTGATCACCAATGACGCCGAGAGCTACCGTTACCTCGCCGAGTCGATCCGCATGCACCCGGACCAGGAAACCCTCAAGAGCATGATGGTCGAGGCCGGCTTCGACCGCGTCACCTACCACAACATGACCAGCGGTATCGTTGCCGTACACCGGGGGATCAAGCCCTGA
- a CDS encoding SCP2 domain-containing protein, translated as MLLAGLLASVEHGLNRVLRMDSTALPRLAALEGKVIEIDCRQPALQVFILPDEDGLMLAAHWEGEVDCSLRAPAGSLAQLALARDKTAVLHSPQVELHGDSAVLLDLFGVLQDLELDWEHELQRWLGPVATAMLAGHIRLRARWTRQGLARFSQNLSEYLAEESRTLVGKREAEAAFSELDALKLDTERLEARLKRLSRSLDTSDNA; from the coding sequence ATGCTGCTGGCCGGGCTGCTCGCCAGCGTCGAACATGGCCTGAACCGCGTCCTGCGCATGGACAGCACGGCCCTGCCGCGCCTGGCCGCGCTGGAAGGCAAGGTCATCGAGATCGACTGCCGCCAACCGGCCCTGCAGGTGTTCATCCTGCCCGATGAAGACGGCCTGATGCTCGCCGCCCACTGGGAGGGCGAAGTCGACTGCAGCCTGCGTGCCCCGGCTGGCAGCCTGGCGCAGCTGGCCCTGGCCAGGGACAAGACCGCTGTGCTGCACAGCCCGCAGGTCGAGCTGCATGGCGACAGTGCCGTACTGCTCGACCTGTTCGGCGTGCTGCAGGACCTGGAGCTGGACTGGGAGCACGAGCTGCAACGCTGGCTCGGCCCCGTCGCCACGGCCATGCTGGCCGGCCATATCCGCCTGCGTGCACGCTGGACCCGCCAAGGCCTGGCACGTTTCAGCCAGAACCTGTCCGAGTACCTGGCCGAAGAGTCCCGCACCCTGGTCGGCAAGCGCGAAGCCGAAGCCGCCTTCAGCGAACTCGATGCCCTGAAGCTCGATACAGAACGCCTCGAGGCGCGCCTCAAGCGCCTCTCCCGATCCCTTGATACCAGCGATAACGCATGA
- the ubiB gene encoding ubiquinone biosynthesis regulatory protein kinase UbiB, with amino-acid sequence MKLLAVRRLFRIQRVVIRYRLDDLLFEQPLLPWWLASLRLLMPWRWLPRKPTELSRGARLRLALQDLGPIFIKFGQLLSTRRDLLPTDIADELMLLQDRVPPFDPQKAVALIEEQLGAKVGEVFSRFDVEPLASASVAQVHAARLKTGEEVVVKVVRPGLKPVIAQDLAWLFLIAKAAERASADARRLHPVEIVGDYEKTIYDELDLLREAANASQLRRNFEGSELMYVPQVYWDLCRPKVLVMERIYGVPVTDMVTLADQRTDMKLLAERGVEVFFTQVFRDSFFHADMHPGNIFVSTVKPWSPQYIAIDCGIVGSLTAEDQDYLARNLIAFFKRDYRRVAQLHIDSGWVPAHTKVNEFEAAIRTVCEPIFEKPLKDISFGQVLMRLFQTARRFNMEVQPQLVLLQKTLLNIEGLGRQLYPDLDLWSTAKPFLERWMRDRYSPKAVFGNIHGQVEQLPHLANMARDLLERLSQPHLNDPQLPERRRQGDRWALRLLGAGLLGGGAVLAAGAAEAASLAGPAAWPAWLMLAAGLYLIVRQ; translated from the coding sequence ATGAAGCTGCTCGCCGTCCGCCGTCTTTTTCGCATCCAGCGTGTGGTGATCCGCTACCGTCTCGATGACCTGTTGTTCGAACAGCCACTGCTGCCTTGGTGGCTGGCCAGCCTGCGCCTGCTGATGCCGTGGCGCTGGCTGCCCCGCAAGCCCACCGAACTCAGCCGTGGCGCGCGCCTGCGCCTGGCGCTGCAGGACCTGGGGCCGATCTTCATCAAGTTCGGCCAACTGCTGTCCACCCGCCGCGACCTGCTGCCCACCGACATCGCCGACGAGTTGATGCTGCTGCAGGACCGTGTGCCACCGTTCGACCCGCAAAAAGCCGTGGCGTTGATCGAGGAACAGCTCGGTGCAAAAGTCGGCGAGGTGTTCAGCCGCTTTGACGTCGAGCCACTGGCCTCGGCCTCGGTGGCCCAGGTACATGCCGCCCGCCTGAAAACCGGTGAAGAGGTGGTGGTCAAGGTGGTACGCCCGGGCCTGAAGCCGGTCATCGCCCAGGACTTGGCCTGGCTGTTCCTGATCGCCAAGGCCGCCGAGCGAGCCTCGGCCGATGCCCGTCGCCTGCACCCGGTGGAAATCGTCGGCGACTACGAAAAGACCATCTACGACGAACTCGACCTGCTGCGCGAGGCGGCCAACGCCAGCCAGCTGCGACGCAACTTCGAAGGCTCCGAGCTGATGTACGTGCCCCAGGTGTACTGGGACCTGTGCCGCCCCAAGGTGCTGGTAATGGAGCGCATCTACGGCGTACCGGTAACCGACATGGTCACCCTGGCCGACCAGCGCACCGACATGAAGCTGCTGGCCGAGCGTGGCGTGGAGGTGTTCTTCACCCAGGTGTTCCGCGACAGCTTCTTCCACGCCGACATGCACCCCGGCAACATCTTCGTCAGCACGGTCAAACCGTGGAGCCCGCAGTACATCGCCATCGACTGCGGCATCGTCGGCAGCCTGACCGCCGAGGACCAGGACTACCTGGCGCGCAACCTGATTGCCTTCTTCAAGCGTGATTACCGCCGCGTCGCCCAGTTGCACATCGATTCGGGCTGGGTGCCGGCGCACACCAAGGTCAACGAGTTCGAAGCGGCGATCCGCACCGTGTGCGAGCCGATCTTCGAAAAACCGTTAAAGGATATTTCCTTCGGCCAGGTGCTGATGCGCCTGTTCCAGACCGCGCGGCGCTTCAACATGGAAGTACAACCGCAGCTGGTACTGCTGCAGAAGACCCTGCTCAACATCGAAGGGCTGGGCCGCCAGCTGTACCCTGACCTGGACCTGTGGAGCACCGCCAAACCGTTCCTTGAACGCTGGATGCGCGATCGCTACAGCCCAAAGGCCGTGTTCGGCAACATTCATGGGCAGGTCGAGCAGTTGCCGCACCTGGCCAACATGGCCCGCGACCTGCTCGAACGCCTGTCGCAGCCGCACCTGAACGACCCGCAACTGCCGGAGCGTCGCCGCCAGGGTGACCGCTGGGCACTGCGCCTGCTGGGTGCCGGCCTGCTCGGCGGTGGTGCGGTATTGGCCGCAGGCGCCGCCGAGGCCGCGAGCCTGGCCGGCCCTGCTGCCTGGCCGGCCTGGCTGATGCTGGCCGCCGGCCTTTACCTGATCGTGCGCCAATAG
- the hisI gene encoding phosphoribosyl-AMP cyclohydrolase: protein MKDWLDEIKWNSDGLVPAIAQDHKTGRVLMMAWMNRESLALTATEQRAIYWSRSRGKLWRKGEESGHVQKLHELRLDCDADVIILMVEQLGHIACHTGRESCFYRVYEDGQWKIVDPVLKDPDAIYSAGH from the coding sequence ATGAAAGACTGGCTGGACGAGATCAAGTGGAACAGCGATGGCCTGGTACCGGCGATCGCCCAGGACCACAAGACCGGACGCGTGCTGATGATGGCTTGGATGAACCGTGAATCGCTGGCCCTGACCGCCACCGAGCAACGCGCCATCTACTGGTCGCGTTCGCGCGGCAAGCTGTGGCGCAAAGGCGAGGAATCCGGGCACGTGCAAAAGCTGCATGAGCTGCGCCTGGACTGCGACGCCGACGTGATCATCCTGATGGTCGAGCAACTGGGCCATATCGCCTGCCATACCGGCCGTGAAAGCTGCTTCTACCGCGTGTATGAAGACGGCCAGTGGAAAATCGTCGACCCGGTCCTGAAGGACCCGGATGCCATCTACAGCGCAGGACACTGA
- a CDS encoding phosphoribosyl-ATP diphosphatase: MSDTLNRLAEVLEERKHAAPDSSYVASLYHKGLNKILEKLGEESVETIIAAKDAEHSKDYSDVIYETADLWFHSLVMLSALGQHPQAVLDELERRFGLSGHDEKAARQPSA, translated from the coding sequence ATGAGCGACACCCTCAACCGCCTGGCCGAAGTGCTTGAAGAACGCAAGCACGCGGCGCCTGACAGCTCCTATGTGGCCAGCCTGTACCACAAGGGCCTGAACAAGATTCTCGAAAAGCTCGGCGAAGAGTCGGTCGAAACGATCATTGCTGCCAAGGATGCCGAGCACAGCAAGGATTACAGCGATGTCATCTACGAAACCGCCGACCTGTGGTTTCATAGCCTGGTGATGCTCAGCGCACTGGGCCAGCATCCACAAGCCGTACTCGATGAGCTGGAGCGCCGTTTCGGGCTTTCCGGGCACGATGAAAAGGCCGCGCGTCAGCCCTCGGCTTGA